A genomic segment from Gopherus evgoodei ecotype Sinaloan lineage unplaced genomic scaffold, rGopEvg1_v1.p scaffold_33_arrow_ctg1, whole genome shotgun sequence encodes:
- the LOC115641036 gene encoding E3 ubiquitin-protein ligase TRIM39-like, which produces MNPALHRPRLVVCSSCQGPYKILVTFKGCKHKFCRFCVITFKGESGTATSCPLCHKAPRHGEDKLQGQPGSGADETEKISLEVDKEAEVERVCWEHQVVLDLFCTEDQTPICMSCRDSQVHRAHAVVPIEEAAQEYKIGCRASFSASPCSWQQ; this is translated from the coding sequence ATGAACCCAGCCCTGCACCGCCCGCGTCTGGTTGTTTGTTCGAGCTGCCAGGGCCCCTATAAGATCCTGGTGACCTTTAAAGGGTGCAAGCACAAGTTCTGCCGCTTCTGTGTCATCACCTTCAAGGGGGAGTCGGGCAcagccacctcctgccccctGTGCCACAAGGCCCCTAGGCACGGAGAGGACAAGCTCCAGGGGCAGCCGGGCAGCGGGGCAGATGAAACTGAAAAAATCAGTCTGGAAGTGGACAAAGAGGCTGAGGTGGAGCGGGTGTGCTGGGAACACCAGGTGGTTCTGGACCTGTTCTGCACAGAGGATCAAACCCCCATCTGCATGAGCTGCAGGGACTCCCAGGTTCACCGCGCTCACGCTGTGGTTCCCATTGAGGAGGCTGCCCAGGAGTACAAGATAGGGTGCCGTGCCTCTTTTTCAGCCTCTCCCTGTAGCTGGCAGCAGTGA
- the LOC115641027 gene encoding LOW QUALITY PROTEIN: E3 ubiquitin-protein ligase TRIM21-like (The sequence of the model RefSeq protein was modified relative to this genomic sequence to represent the inferred CDS: inserted 1 base in 1 codon; substituted 1 base at 1 genomic stop codon): MCIEIEFEKLHEFLNKEEEQLLRKLRKEEKETLKKLHGNIIKLSEQCSSLQKLIMEIEEKCQQPAAALLKDVKHTLTRSENIQVQEXEAVFTELKNIYHIPSIDIIDILRKFKVDVTLDPDMAHPNLILSEDRRSMTHGGTXQELPGNPERFDPYIMVLGSRRFTSGKCYWEVEVEDKVEWDVGVCRESVGRKGQVILSPSNGFWRLWLRNGDKYKALISHPTPLIDSVRPSQVGIFLDYKAGEISLYNVTDRTHLYSYSGAFYGVLRPFFSPGLNREGENFADNLLEVSGLAPVGIKDTHTGGAPSKKSSPLYQYLPPLTHSPPAGALIWLHGEGAIAVMRNAGVDLVPTHVAGDGEVRYRLC; the protein is encoded by the exons ATGTGCATCGAGATTGAATTTGAGAAGCTGCACGAGTTCCTGAATAAGGAAGAGGAGCAGCTGCTGCGGAAActgaggaaggaggagaaagagaccCTGAAGAAGCTGCATGGGAATATAATAAAGCTCTCAGAACAGTGCTCCTCTCTGCAGAAGCTGATCATGGAGATAGAGGAGAAGTGTCAGCAACCAGCTGCCGCATTGCTGAAG GATGTGAAACACACATTGACCAG GAGTGAAAATATTCAAGTGCAGG CTGAAGCTGTGTTTACTGAACTGAAGAACATATACCACATTCCTAGCATTGATATTATTGACATTCTAAGGAAATTCAAAG tgGATGTGACTCTCGACCCAGACATGGCTCATCCCAACCTCATCCTGTCTGAGGACAGGAGAAGCATGACACACGGAGGCACGTGACAGGAGCTGCCCGGCAATCCTGAGCGATTTGATCCTTATATCATGGTGCTGGGCTCCAGGAGGTTCACGTCAGGGAAGTGTtactgggaggtggaggtggaagaCAAGGTGGAGTGGGACGTGGGGGTGTGCAGAGAATCTGTGGGCAGGAAGGGGCAAGTTATATTGTCTCCTAGCAATGGATTCTGGAGACTCTGGCTGAGGAATGGAGATAAGTACAAGGCCTTGATctcccacccaacccccctcaTTGACAGCGTGCGGCCCAGTCAGGTGGGGATTTTCCTAGACTACAAGGCTGGTGAGATCTCACTTTACAATGTGACAGACAGGACCCATCTATATTCATACAGCGGAGCCTTCTATGGGGTTCTGCGGCCTTTTTTCAGCCCTGGCCTCAATCGGGAAGGTGAAAACTTCGCTGACAATCTACTAGAAGTCTCTGGGCTAGCTCCAGTAGGAATCAAAGACACACACACGGGAGGAGCACCAAGTAAAAAAAGCTCCCCCCTCTACCAATACCTCCCCCCACTCACACACTCTCCTCCTGCTGGGGCTCTGATCTGGCTCCATGGGGAAGGAGCCATTGCGGTGATGAGGAATGCAGGAGTAGATTTGGTCCCAACCCATGTGGCAGGAGATGGTGAAGTGAGATACAGACTATGCTGA